A stretch of Sulfurimonas autotrophica DSM 16294 DNA encodes these proteins:
- a CDS encoding TrmH family RNA methyltransferase yields the protein MKDSQEYKDKKAFFEKIITLYGRNVIVEILQDKSIEIHKLHLADSNKPDGAVKKILLLAKERDIEIVKHDKAALSRISKNAKQDQGVAIDIISKTYLHVNMLKELTKYRLIALDGIQNPQNLGMIIRSCAAGNIDGIILPKKNSAKISPLVVKASAGTLFKLPIYFCNTLQEVLTEQQEAKIYTLSSYAKTTIYDIQESEKTIYVLGNENEGVSHEVAKLCNNSVSIPMNRGVESLNVAVTASLIAFMTS from the coding sequence ATGAAAGACTCACAAGAGTACAAAGATAAAAAAGCATTTTTTGAAAAAATCATCACTCTCTATGGCAGAAATGTTATCGTGGAAATTTTACAGGATAAATCCATTGAAATCCACAAACTGCATCTTGCTGATTCAAACAAACCGGACGGGGCTGTCAAAAAGATTCTTCTGCTTGCAAAAGAGAGAGATATTGAAATTGTGAAGCATGATAAAGCCGCTCTTTCACGCATAAGCAAAAATGCAAAACAGGATCAAGGTGTTGCGATTGATATTATTTCAAAAACATATTTACATGTAAACATGCTAAAAGAACTTACAAAGTACAGACTTATAGCACTTGACGGTATACAAAATCCTCAAAACTTAGGAATGATTATTCGCTCATGCGCGGCCGGAAACATTGACGGCATTATACTGCCAAAGAAAAACTCGGCAAAAATCTCTCCGCTTGTTGTAAAAGCAAGTGCCGGCACACTTTTCAAACTGCCTATATATTTTTGCAATACTCTCCAAGAGGTATTAACCGAGCAACAAGAAGCAAAAATCTACACACTCTCTTCATATGCCAAAACCACTATTTATGACATTCAAGAGAGTGAAAAAACAATATATGTTTTAGGAAATGAAAACGAGGGAGTGAGTCATGAAGTCGCGAAACTATGTAATAATTCTGTCTCAATTCCTATGAACAGAGGTGTAGAATCTTTAAACGTCGCTGTGACGGCTTCACTCATTGCATTTATGACATCATAA
- a CDS encoding thioredoxin family protein, which yields MNTIKNIEQTIKENLAVMLYFSAPTCNVCHALKPKLLEAIDKNFKEFTVISIDTSIEQEIAAHFSVFAIPTILVFLDGKEFLRKSRHMSVDEVVREIKRPYEIMMS from the coding sequence ATGAATACAATAAAAAATATAGAGCAGACAATAAAAGAAAATTTGGCAGTGATGTTATACTTTTCAGCACCTACATGTAATGTATGCCATGCACTTAAACCAAAATTACTAGAGGCAATAGATAAAAATTTTAAAGAGTTTACAGTGATAAGCATTGACACTTCAATTGAGCAGGAGATTGCTGCACATTTTAGTGTTTTTGCCATTCCTACCATTTTAGTTTTTTTAGACGGCAAAGAATTTTTAAGGAAATCCCGTCATATGAGTGTCGATGAGGTCGTTCGAGAGATTAAACGTCCTTATGAAATTATGATGTCATAA
- a CDS encoding AEC family transporter translates to MSSIIFSILSIYVFILMGYISKMSFKDKIDERTITLLNVYFLQVFLTFWGLLLHPVNITLLYAPGIYLFIVIFVLLISALFASKLFSQKKEYSIAMVASIIGNTGNLGIPLNIAIFGEASIPYTTVVNLVNVFVVYTVGVYFYSRGNFNAKTSLKNIIKLPILWAAVIAIVLSVNHYTPSDAVMNMLMMGAYASMTMQLFLFGIYLYDIKIREINKKLITWVMSLKFIFLPLIAFIILFNINLEPMIKGIIFIELLMPLAVANVNLASLYDCEPKLVTALVFISSVLFLGVIFFAVKILSYLA, encoded by the coding sequence ATGAGTTCAATTATTTTTTCAATTCTCAGTATTTATGTTTTTATTCTTATGGGGTATATATCCAAAATGAGTTTTAAAGACAAAATTGATGAGCGGACTATTACCCTCTTGAATGTCTACTTTTTACAAGTTTTTTTAACCTTTTGGGGGCTTTTACTGCATCCTGTAAATATTACACTGCTCTATGCACCCGGTATATACCTCTTTATAGTTATTTTTGTACTACTTATTTCAGCACTTTTTGCTTCAAAACTTTTTTCACAAAAAAAAGAGTATTCCATTGCTATGGTGGCATCCATTATAGGAAACACGGGTAATCTGGGCATTCCTCTAAATATAGCAATTTTTGGTGAAGCTTCTATACCTTATACAACTGTTGTCAACCTTGTAAACGTATTTGTTGTCTATACTGTAGGTGTCTACTTTTATTCCCGTGGTAATTTTAATGCAAAAACATCACTAAAAAATATTATCAAACTGCCTATACTCTGGGCTGCTGTTATTGCTATTGTTTTAAGCGTCAATCACTATACACCTTCGGATGCAGTGATGAATATGCTGATGATGGGCGCTTATGCCTCTATGACTATGCAGCTTTTCCTGTTTGGTATCTACCTGTATGATATTAAAATACGAGAGATTAATAAAAAACTTATTACCTGGGTCATGTCGCTAAAGTTTATCTTCCTGCCGCTTATCGCTTTTATTATTTTATTTAATATCAACTTAGAGCCGATGATAAAAGGTATAATATTTATAGAACTTTTAATGCCTCTTGCCGTTGCCAATGTCAACCTTGCCTCATTGTATGATTGTGAACCAAAACTTGTAACAGCACTGGTTTTCATCTCCTCTGTTCTTTTTTTAGGTGTTATTTTTTTCGCAGTAAAAATACTCTCGTATCTAGCTTAA